AATGCCAGTACATCATGGTATGTTAGTGTCACGACGCCCTCTCTGCTCTATGGTTGGTTTCGCAACTACCAAATAGCAGGAGGACGTCGTACTGTCAAAAGTGGGTAAGACCCAGCCCTGCAGGGACTTGACAACTGGAAAAAAGCTGTTATAATTATCACAGAGTACTAGATCATAGTATATTCAGTTCTGAATATTTTGTCAAGGTGTCCTCTTGGTTTACGCGGGTCCTGGTGTTTGCAGAGCATCGGTCCATGGAGCTGTCCTTATGAACGATCCGAACAAATCGATCCTGTCCCGCAAGCAGTTCCTCAAAGCCGGCCTGGCCGGCACTGTTCTCATTGCCGTCGGCGGCAAGCTGATGACCCTCGATCAAGCGCTGGCCGAGGCGCGCGGCAAATACGCCCTCATCATTGACCTGAACAAATGCACCGGCTGTCGCGCTTGTGAGCTGGCCTGTCATCAGCGCAATGAGCTTCCCGGGGATATGTCCTACATTCGTGTCTACCCCAAACAGAAACCGGATGGAAGCCCCTATTTCCTGCCGGTGCAGTGTCAGCACTGCGTGAAGGCGCCCTGCGAGAGCGTCTGTCCCACCGGCGCCACCTATCACCATGAGAGCGGGGCCGTGTTGGTGAATGACAAGACCTGCGTCGGATGCCGCTACTGCATGGTGGCCTGTCCCTATGATGCGCGGCGCTACGATGAGGAAAAGGGCATTGCCGAAAAGTGCTGGTTGTGCCTGGACTGGGTGTTAGGGGGCGGTGTGCCGGCCTGCGTGCAGGCCTGCGCGCCGGGCGCCCGCATCTTCGGCCGGCTGGATGACCCGGACAGCGAGGTGAGCCAGCTCATCGCTTCCGGCCGGGCCAAGCCCCTGCATCCGGAATTCGGCACGGAGCCCGGCATCCTGTTTTACATCTTCCCCGGTGAATAAGGCCAGGAGGAGCGAGCATGGGACAAACACATTGGGGGTGGCTGGTCGCCATCTATCTGTTCCTCGGCGGCATGGGCGCCGGCTCACTGCTCACCGCGGCAGTGGTGGAGCTGACCGGCGAGCGCTATAAGCACGCCTTCTGCCCGACCACGCTCATCGGCGCCGGCGTCAGCGGACCGCTGGTCATCATCGGCTCCCTGTTGCTGATCTTCGACCTGGGCGCCGGCAAGATGGAACCCTGGCGAATCATCTACATGTTCACCCACTTCACCTCGGTGATGACCTGGGGCATCTGGCTCTTGACCCTGTTCATCCCGGTGAGCCTGCTCTACGGCTTGATGGAGATCATGGACAATTATCCCGGCATCTTGGCCTGGCTGCGGCGGTTCCTCAAGTTCCTGCCGGCCACACTCCCGTATCGCTCCATCCGGCGGGTGCTGGCGGGGGTGGGCGCCGTCCTGGCGGTTGGGGTGGCCATTTACACCGGCATCCTGCTGTCCGTGGTGCGGGCGGTGCCCTTGTGGCACACGCCGCTGTTGCCGCTGTTGTTCCTGGTCTCGGCCGGCTCCACCGGCATGGGCCTGACCATTGACCTGGGCGCCACCATTGCCGTGCCCGACGTGGCCCGCCGCTTCCATGCCCTGCCCATCATCCACATCGTGCTGATCGGCCTGGAAGCGGTGCTGATCGGCCTGGTGCTGGCAGTGGCCTGGCTCCAGGGCGGCGTAGCCGCAGAGTCCGCCCGGCTGGTATTGATGGGGCCGAATGCCGTCATCTTCTGGGCCTTTGTGGTGTTCCCGGGATTGTTCTACCCGTTTGTGGTACACGCGTACGCCATCGGCGCCCGCCGGCACGGGTTTATCTCCGGCATCCTGTCCGGCGCGGGCATCGTCATCGCCGGCCTGTTCCTGCGCTATCTCATCGTCTTCTCCGGCATCCCGGTGGCGCTGTAAGGGAGGGTGAGTATGCTTCCACAGAGTTGGCCTCGTTGGACCCTGATCCTGATCGCGCTGGCACTGGCCGGCGTCGCCATCGGCCTCGGGTTACTGCTCCAACCCATTGGGGTGGCATTGGCCGGCAAAGCGCCCACGCCGACCCCGACCCTGCACGCCATTGCCTATGCCCTGCCGGCGAAGTCCCAGACCTGCCGCGAATGCCATTTCTCCCTCGATGCCCTGAAGGCCAGCGCGGCAGACCCGAATCAAGTGGAAGAATTCCTGATTGAGCCGGAGTCCATCTACAAGCCGCATGGCAAGCTGGGATGTGTGACCTGTCATGGCGGCGATGGCACGGTCTCGGATAAGGAGGCGTCGCATAAGGGGCTGATCGCGGACATCACCAAGGATCGGCCGGCAGACTGCATCGTCTGCCATTACAACCTGCCGGCGGAAATCCCCGGCGACCGTCTGCGCACCCCGCACAAGATCGTAGCGGATAAGATCGAACACGGTCAGGCGCTGGACGTGTACTGCAGTGACTGCCACGGTCAGGTGGGGCACGGCTTTGACCCGGTCTCGGGCAACGTGGTGTGCAATATGAACGTGTGCCTGGACTGTCACGAACAGCGCAACCTGGATGTCAAGCTGACGGAATGCAGCGCCTGCCATGTGGGGCCGCATGACGTGCAGAATCTGAACTGTGACCTGTGCCACACTTCCACCCGGGATTGGGCGCAGGTGAAGGTGGCGGTGCATCCCATGCCATTGGTCGGCAAGCACGCCGAGGTCGCCTGTTTTTCCTGTCATCGCTATCCGAATTTCGGCGGCTTGTCCACGCAGTGTGTGGCCTGTCACGAGAAGGCGCACGATTTTGGCGGCGATGATTGTGCCTCGTGCCATGACCCGGCCAACACCTGGACCTTTGCCGCCGGCACCTGGCCCGAACATGTGCAGATCTGGGATCAGTACAAGGGCAAACATACCCAGGTGGACTGCGTCGGCTGTCATATCGAGGGCCTGCGTGCCAAGATTGCGTCGAACTGTGACGCCTGCCATGCCAAGCCCTCTTCGCATAATCAGGACGCCTACGCCGGCGACTGCGTGAAATGCCACCAGGCGGACCAGGCCTGGGAAAGCGCCGTCAAGCCGGCGGGCGGATGATCGCTTCGTTGTGTCACGATGGGCGCGCTCATCGAACACATATCACTATGATGCAAAGGAGAGGTGGCTATGAAAAAGTTTGCACTGCTCAATCTGGTCCTCGTGCTGGCGCTGTTGTTGGCCGGCGTGGCCTATGCCGCGGAGGACATCCTGGCGGCGGCCAAGGCCTACTTCAGCGGCGGCACCAAGAACATCTCTGCTCAGGCGCTCTATGAGAACCTGAACGACGGTGACACGTCCAACGACCCCTTCATCCTCAGCGTACGCAATGCGGAGGATTATGAGAAGGGGCACATCAAGGGCGCGGTGCGCATGGATGTGAACGCGGTCTTCACCCCCGAGAGCCTGGCGCAACTGCCCAAGGACAAGCCCATCGTGGTCTACTGCTACACCGGCCAGAACGCGAGCTGGGTGACCGCCGGCCTGCGCATGCTGGGCTATGATGCCTACAACCTGCTCTTCGGCATGAGCGGCTGGAGCAACAACCCCGAGGTTTATCACCACCGCTTTGATCCCTCTACCGTGCCCGATTACCCGGTGACCACCGAGGCAGTGGAGGCGACCGGCAATTACCCCCTGCCCAAGCCGCTGGGCGATACTGTCCAGGCGGCCCTGCAGGCCGCTCTGAAGGACGGCACCAAGTACGTGCAGGTGAAGGCGCTGTACGAGAACCTGAACGACGGCGATACCAGCAACGATCCGTTCATCATTGACCTGCGGTCCGCCGAGCACTATGCCAAGGGCCACATCGCCGGCGCGGTCAACATGAGCCCCAAGGAAATGTGGGATGCCGCCACGCTGGCAAAGATCCCCTCCGATCGCCAGGTGGTGGTCTACTGCTACACCGGCCAGACTTCGGCCCAGGTCGCTATGGCCCTGCGAGCGCTGGGCTACGATGCCTACAGCCTGCTGTACGGCATGCAGGCGTGGAGCGCCAATCCGGAGGTCGCGGTGAACCGCTTTGATCCCAGCAAAGTGCCCGACTATCCGACCGAGGGCACCGCTTCCGGCGCCGCGGCTGAGGCGCAGGCCACGCCGGCCACCCTGCCGACCACCGGCGGTGCGGTCTTCCCCGTCGAAGGTCTGGTGCTGGGTCTGGGCGCGCTGAGCCTGGGCGCGGGCCTGGCTCTGCGCCGGCGGAAGTCCGCCTAAACAATCGTCCAAGCTATTACCCCTCTGGTGGATGGGTGAACCCCATCCACCAGAGGGCAGTATATCTCAAAGGGATTGTCGTATTACATTGTCTCATTCTTTGCACCGCAGGATGTCCTTGTCCATCCCTTTTCAGGGAGAGATGCTATGAGTGAGTTTCTGCGAAGACTTGTCCGATGGGCGGGGCCAGTGGTCCTGATGCTCATCGGTCTGCTGGTGATGGTGGCGGCGGCAGGATGTGGGCCGGCCCCCACGCCGATTACCCCGGTCCCGCCCACGCCGACCCAGTATGCGCCGCCGGCCGTTCAGCCGACGCCGACGACGCCGCCCAAGCCTACGCCGGTGGCGTTGCAGTTCCCTCTGCTGGCGCCGGCGAAGACCGGCGACGGCTTTGTGAAGGCGGACGATTCCAACTGCCGCACCTGCCACACGGATGAAACCAGACTGCGGGAGCTGGCGAAAGAGCCGGAGAAAGGCCCCAGCCTTTCCGAGGGCGAGGGGTGAGGAGGCGAAGTGCCTCAGGTTGAGGCATGGCAAAAGGTCTTCATCAACGGCAAGCAGTTCCCTGCCAGCCTGCACTCCCGCTTTGGCTGTATCACCTGCCACGGTGGGAAGTCGGGGGTTGATTCCATGGA
This genomic window from Anaerolineae bacterium contains:
- a CDS encoding 4Fe-4S dicluster domain-containing protein; amino-acid sequence: MTLDQALAEARGKYALIIDLNKCTGCRACELACHQRNELPGDMSYIRVYPKQKPDGSPYFLPVQCQHCVKAPCESVCPTGATYHHESGAVLVNDKTCVGCRYCMVACPYDARRYDEEKGIAEKCWLCLDWVLGGGVPACVQACAPGARIFGRLDDPDSEVSQLIASGRAKPLHPEFGTEPGILFYIFPGE
- the nrfD gene encoding polysulfide reductase NrfD, with the protein product MGQTHWGWLVAIYLFLGGMGAGSLLTAAVVELTGERYKHAFCPTTLIGAGVSGPLVIIGSLLLIFDLGAGKMEPWRIIYMFTHFTSVMTWGIWLLTLFIPVSLLYGLMEIMDNYPGILAWLRRFLKFLPATLPYRSIRRVLAGVGAVLAVGVAIYTGILLSVVRAVPLWHTPLLPLLFLVSAGSTGMGLTIDLGATIAVPDVARRFHALPIIHIVLIGLEAVLIGLVLAVAWLQGGVAAESARLVLMGPNAVIFWAFVVFPGLFYPFVVHAYAIGARRHGFISGILSGAGIVIAGLFLRYLIVFSGIPVAL